One region of Mucilaginibacter gotjawali genomic DNA includes:
- a CDS encoding YncE family protein yields the protein MKKIFLAILAAGMMSLSLHAQTYVLDKTIPLTGDSGYDYVAIDMSANRLYVSHGTMLNIVDLTTDKQIGVIGDLKGMHGVAVVNKINRGFISDGRANAVVAFDLTTLKVIATIPLTATGPDGIIYDPYSDRVFSFNGDSNNASVVDPNTLKQVGTVALGGAPEFAVSDGKGKIYNNLEDKNSVNVIDSKTLKVINNYSLAPAGGPTGIALDDADSRIFTVCRQNKGMSVLDAASGKVITTLPIGGGVDAVCYDPGTKLIFCSCGDGTTTIIKQNSADDYSVIQTLKTPVRAKTMALDTRSHKIYLSVADFEPGTRKVIPNTFKVLVFKLQ from the coding sequence ATGAAAAAGATTTTTTTAGCCATTTTGGCTGCGGGCATGATGTCTTTATCCCTTCATGCACAGACTTACGTTTTGGATAAAACAATACCGCTAACCGGCGATTCGGGCTACGATTATGTTGCTATCGACATGTCGGCTAACCGTTTGTATGTGTCGCACGGCACCATGTTAAATATTGTTGACCTTACCACCGACAAGCAAATAGGCGTGATTGGTGATTTAAAAGGCATGCACGGTGTTGCAGTTGTCAACAAAATCAACCGTGGCTTTATCAGCGACGGCAGGGCGAATGCTGTTGTCGCGTTTGATTTAACAACACTTAAAGTTATTGCCACTATCCCGCTTACTGCAACCGGTCCTGATGGTATCATCTATGATCCCTATTCTGACAGGGTTTTTAGCTTTAACGGCGATAGCAACAATGCCTCGGTAGTTGACCCTAACACATTGAAACAGGTAGGTACAGTGGCGCTTGGTGGCGCACCTGAATTTGCAGTATCTGATGGAAAAGGAAAGATTTATAATAACCTGGAAGATAAAAATAGCGTGAATGTAATTGACAGCAAGACTTTAAAAGTGATCAACAATTATTCCCTGGCTCCTGCAGGTGGACCTACAGGTATTGCCCTGGATGATGCCGATAGCCGCATCTTTACTGTTTGTCGTCAAAACAAAGGAATGAGCGTACTTGATGCTGCTTCGGGCAAGGTAATTACCACCTTACCTATCGGCGGCGGTGTTGATGCGGTTTGCTATGACCCGGGAACCAAGCTGATTTTTTGCTCATGCGGCGATGGCACCACTACCATCATTAAACAAAATTCAGCCGATGATTATAGCGTTATTCAAACCTTAAAAACACCGGTAAGGGCAAAAACAATGGCTTTAGATACCCGGAGCCACAAAATATATTTAAGCGTTGCCGATTTTGAACCCGGCACGCGCAAAGTAATACCAAACACTTTTAAGGTATTGGTGTTTAAATTGCAGTAA
- a CDS encoding fatty acid desaturase — protein sequence MIKRSDFVHSAAPEPHRIRTKQILREFPELRNLIGKNPFTMVVILALVGSMIGVAWLVRDQSWWIVFAAAYLFGAFVNHALFVMIHECTHQLLFKNRLANRWAAIFANLPHVMPGAISFEKYHLKHHSFQGIHELDADLPNKWEAKLINNSFLGKTLWLLFFPLFQGTRVSRLKEINFFDGWVVVNILVQVAFTAAIWYFMGGQAVAFLFISFWFSIGLHPVGARWVQEHYLTFDSQQETYSYYGPLNLTAFNVGFHNEHHDFPSIPWNKLPEIKKTAPEYYDTLLYHTSWTKLFFRFLFEQEISLFNRIVRKERGKVSLTDESMPDIELVKADEAAAYAEETIV from the coding sequence ATGATAAAGAGAAGTGATTTTGTACACTCAGCAGCGCCTGAGCCACACCGTATTCGTACCAAGCAGATTTTAAGAGAGTTTCCGGAATTAAGAAACCTTATCGGTAAAAACCCATTCACCATGGTGGTAATATTAGCCCTGGTAGGATCAATGATAGGCGTTGCCTGGCTGGTCCGCGACCAATCGTGGTGGATCGTTTTCGCTGCCGCCTATTTGTTCGGCGCTTTTGTAAACCATGCATTATTTGTGATGATCCACGAGTGTACCCACCAGTTGCTATTTAAAAACCGCCTGGCAAACCGCTGGGCCGCTATATTTGCCAATTTACCGCATGTTATGCCAGGTGCTATTTCATTTGAAAAATATCATTTGAAACACCACTCATTCCAGGGTATTCATGAGCTGGATGCCGACCTGCCTAACAAATGGGAAGCAAAACTAATCAACAACTCCTTTTTGGGTAAAACTTTATGGTTGTTGTTTTTCCCTTTATTCCAGGGAACGCGCGTATCGCGGCTGAAAGAAATTAACTTTTTTGATGGCTGGGTAGTGGTTAACATCCTGGTGCAGGTTGCGTTTACAGCAGCTATATGGTATTTTATGGGCGGGCAGGCCGTTGCATTTTTGTTTATCAGTTTTTGGTTCTCTATCGGTTTGCACCCGGTAGGCGCACGTTGGGTACAGGAACATTACCTTACTTTCGACAGCCAGCAGGAAACATACAGCTATTACGGGCCGTTAAATCTTACCGCGTTTAACGTAGGTTTTCATAATGAACACCATGACTTTCCGTCCATCCCCTGGAACAAGCTCCCCGAGATTAAGAAAACTGCGCCCGAGTATTATGATACGCTTCTTTACCATACCTCGTGGACCAAACTATTTTTCAGGTTCCTGTTCGAACAGGAGATCTCGCTTTTTAACCGGATCGTACGAAAAGAACGCGGAAAGGTATCCCTTACCGATGAATCAATGCCCGATATCGAATTGGTTAAGGCTGATGAAGCAGCAGCGTACGCCGAGGAGACGATTGTTTGA
- a CDS encoding efflux RND transporter permease subunit, whose product MIIPEKIKDTFISHRKPISLVLAIIIMGGLFAYSKLQTSLFPEITFPKIKIIADEGLQPVNKMMVTVTKPLEDAIKQTPGLQMVRSTTSRGSCEISAYMSWDVDIDQSLTKLQANINQIKNDLPADVNITTAKMNPSILPVSGYTLESHSRSAIELRQLATYTVKPFLSQVDGISEIRVIGGKAKEYWLTLNKQKMSSLGLTPDIINTTLSTTNFVKSEGYLADYKMLYLTVTDATINAKDQLENLVISNNRKRVVRLKDFADIAIQESIEYTRINANGQDGVLIAVIKQPDANLVSLSSDMDDKVAQLQKILPHDVSIKPYYEQADFVKDSIKSVSDSLWIGLLLAIIVAIIFLRSIKASAVILITIPITLCLSLMVIYGIGYTFNIMTLGAIAAALGLIIDDAIVVVEQIHRTHEEHPKEHPLKLVKTAIDYLFPAMIGSSISTIVIFIPFLLMTGVAGAYFKVLTNTMIITLVCSFFVTWIGLPVVYILLSRHKKDYAGEVKEVAHEVKKQQWVKWFILRPYVSLIIIAAAIATIVIIPKMLETGFLPEMDEGSIVLDYSSPPGTSLDETDRMLRQIEKIIIKQPEVEAYSRRTGTEMGFFITEPNRGDYLIQLKKKRDKTTEEVISELREKIAGNQPALRIDFGQVITDMLGDLMTSIQPIEIKIFGDNPQKLQSLSKQVAEVVRNVKGTADVFDGITIAGPSVSIDPYYSKLAQYNITPASLQFQVQTALEGNVIGNILENEQLNPIRMVYPGNRGLNVAGIENQTVFVPSGKLVPLSELASVQLKPGDAEINRENLQSMGVVSARLEGSDLGSVIPAIQKSIKQKIGLPQGYHVEYGGDYAQQQQSFKELLIILITSSLLVFCVILFLFKQFRIAFLILIVAVLGISGSFLALFVTHTPLNVGSYTGLIMIVGIIGENAIFTFLQFKQRALENLAKKVENSIDEAVTYSISTRLRPKLMTALGAIIALMPLALGIGAGAQLHQPLAIAVIGGFVVALPMLLIVLPSLMRIFYKEGHFPENSKAEVNTNAHE is encoded by the coding sequence ATGATTATCCCCGAAAAGATAAAAGATACTTTTATAAGCCACAGGAAGCCCATCAGCCTGGTTTTGGCTATCATCATCATGGGCGGTTTGTTTGCTTACTCCAAATTGCAAACCTCCCTGTTTCCGGAGATTACCTTCCCGAAAATAAAAATTATTGCGGATGAGGGTTTGCAGCCGGTAAATAAAATGATGGTAACGGTTACCAAGCCGCTGGAGGACGCTATTAAACAAACTCCCGGCCTGCAAATGGTACGCAGTACCACCAGCAGGGGCAGCTGCGAAATATCAGCCTACATGAGTTGGGATGTTGATATCGACCAAAGCCTTACCAAATTACAGGCCAATATCAACCAGATAAAAAACGACCTGCCCGCTGATGTGAATATCACCACCGCAAAAATGAACCCCTCTATTTTACCGGTGAGCGGGTATACTTTAGAGAGTCATTCCCGCTCGGCGATTGAATTGCGGCAGCTGGCTACTTACACGGTAAAGCCTTTTTTGTCGCAGGTTGACGGGATCTCGGAGATCAGGGTGATCGGCGGCAAAGCCAAGGAATACTGGTTAACGCTCAATAAACAAAAAATGAGCTCGCTGGGCCTTACGCCTGATATCATCAATACAACGCTGAGCACCACCAATTTTGTAAAGTCAGAAGGTTACCTGGCTGATTACAAAATGCTTTACCTTACCGTTACGGATGCCACTATTAATGCTAAAGATCAATTAGAGAACCTGGTGATCAGCAATAACCGGAAAAGGGTGGTGCGCCTTAAAGATTTTGCGGATATAGCCATACAGGAAAGCATTGAATATACCCGCATAAATGCCAACGGGCAGGACGGCGTTTTAATAGCGGTTATTAAACAGCCGGACGCCAACCTGGTTTCGCTGTCAAGCGATATGGATGACAAGGTGGCGCAGCTGCAAAAAATATTGCCGCACGATGTAAGCATAAAGCCTTATTACGAACAGGCTGATTTTGTAAAGGATTCCATAAAAAGTGTAAGCGATAGTTTGTGGATCGGGCTGTTGCTGGCTATCATTGTAGCCATTATTTTCCTGCGCTCCATCAAAGCCAGCGCGGTGATCCTGATCACTATACCCATAACCCTTTGCCTGAGTTTGATGGTGATTTATGGTATAGGCTACACCTTTAATATTATGACGCTGGGCGCCATTGCAGCCGCTTTGGGTTTGATTATTGACGATGCCATCGTAGTAGTTGAACAAATTCACCGTACGCATGAAGAGCACCCGAAGGAACATCCTTTAAAGCTGGTAAAAACAGCCATTGATTACCTTTTCCCGGCGATGATCGGTTCGTCCATCAGCACTATCGTCATATTCATTCCGTTTTTATTGATGACCGGGGTTGCCGGCGCTTATTTTAAAGTGCTCACCAATACCATGATCATTACGCTCGTTTGCTCGTTTTTTGTTACGTGGATTGGCTTACCGGTGGTTTATATTTTGCTGAGCCGGCACAAGAAAGATTATGCCGGGGAAGTAAAAGAGGTAGCTCACGAAGTAAAAAAACAACAATGGGTAAAGTGGTTTATTTTAAGGCCCTATGTAAGTTTAATTATCATCGCAGCCGCCATAGCCACCATAGTTATTATACCAAAAATGCTGGAAACAGGCTTCCTCCCCGAGATGGATGAAGGCAGTATTGTGCTTGATTATTCTTCGCCGCCGGGCACTTCGCTGGATGAAACCGACCGGATGTTGCGGCAAATTGAAAAGATCATCATTAAACAACCCGAAGTAGAAGCTTACTCCAGGCGTACGGGCACCGAAATGGGTTTTTTTATTACCGAACCTAACCGTGGCGATTACCTGATACAGTTAAAAAAGAAACGGGATAAAACCACCGAAGAAGTGATCAGTGAACTGAGAGAGAAAATAGCCGGCAACCAGCCAGCCTTAAGAATTGATTTTGGCCAGGTGATCACCGATATGCTGGGCGACCTGATGACGTCGATTCAACCTATCGAAATAAAAATATTTGGCGATAACCCGCAAAAGTTGCAAAGCCTGTCAAAACAGGTTGCTGAGGTAGTGCGCAATGTAAAAGGCACCGCCGATGTTTTTGACGGGATAACGATTGCCGGCCCTTCGGTAAGTATCGATCCTTATTACAGCAAACTTGCCCAATACAATATTACGCCTGCCAGTCTGCAGTTCCAGGTGCAAACCGCATTGGAGGGAAATGTGATCGGTAATATTCTTGAAAACGAACAATTAAATCCTATCCGGATGGTTTACCCGGGCAACCGCGGTTTAAATGTTGCCGGTATTGAGAATCAAACCGTATTTGTACCCAGCGGCAAACTGGTGCCCCTCAGCGAACTGGCATCGGTACAGTTAAAACCCGGGGATGCGGAAATCAACCGGGAGAACCTGCAATCCATGGGCGTAGTGAGCGCCCGCCTTGAGGGTAGCGACCTTGGTTCGGTGATTCCGGCGATCCAAAAAAGCATTAAACAAAAAATTGGCCTGCCACAGGGGTATCATGTTGAATATGGCGGCGACTATGCCCAGCAGCAGCAATCCTTTAAAGAATTGCTGATCATCCTGATCACTTCGAGCCTGCTGGTTTTTTGTGTGATCCTTTTCCTGTTCAAACAATTCAGGATAGCATTTTTAATTTTAATTGTAGCAGTTTTGGGGATTTCCGGGAGTTTCCTGGCGCTATTCGTCACCCATACCCCGCTCAACGTGGGGAGCTACACCGGGCTGATCATGATCGTTGGGATTATTGGCGAGAACGCCATTTTTACTTTCTTGCAGTTTAAGCAAAGAGCGCTGGAAAACCTGGCTAAAAAAGTAGAGAACAGTATTGATGAAGCGGTCACCTACTCCATCTCCACCCGCTTAAGGCCCAAATTGATGACGGCGCTGGGGGCAATCATCGCTTTGATGCCGCTGGCATTAGGTATAGGCGCCGGCGCACAATTGCACCAGCCTTTGGCGATTGCCGTAATTGGCGGCTTTGTGGTAGCGCTGCCCATGTTGCTGATTGTTTTACCAAGTTTGATGCGGATATTTTATAAGGAGGGGCACTTCCCTGAAAACAGTAAAGCAGAAGTTAACACGAATGCGCACGAATAG
- a CDS encoding efflux RND transporter periplasmic adaptor subunit, whose protein sequence is MKTLNSKYTAIRQFYLIIAIPVLLYSCKGKDSGADDEDAKVTSQTPVGVTTVNDSTLVDYIDLNATSTTLQKNYVKSNAIGYITQSNVQPGQNVSKGQVLFTVKTKEAQTIGNSINVLDTSFKFSGVNKIKASASGYISALSHQTGDYVQDGEALAVISDRSSFVFLMQLPYELKQYVKMGQNVDLTLPGGTKIVGTVKSFMPSVDTVAQTQGVVIGINSSQQIPENLVAKARIVKSEKSHTATLPKSAILANETQTEFWVMKLLNDTTAVKVPVKEGIQSGDRVEILSPKFSPQDKIIVTGNYGLTDTAKVKIVKQ, encoded by the coding sequence ATGAAAACATTAAACAGTAAATATACTGCTATCCGGCAATTCTATTTGATAATAGCCATCCCGGTATTGCTGTATTCGTGCAAGGGAAAGGACAGCGGAGCCGATGATGAGGACGCTAAAGTAACCTCGCAAACTCCTGTTGGCGTTACAACGGTTAACGACAGCACCCTGGTTGATTATATCGACCTGAATGCGACCTCAACCACGCTGCAAAAAAATTATGTAAAATCAAACGCGATTGGCTATATCACCCAATCAAATGTACAGCCGGGGCAAAATGTAAGCAAGGGCCAGGTACTTTTTACGGTTAAAACTAAGGAAGCACAAACCATTGGCAACAGCATTAATGTACTGGATACCAGCTTTAAATTTTCGGGCGTAAATAAAATAAAGGCTTCAGCATCGGGTTATATTTCGGCCTTAAGCCACCAAACCGGCGACTATGTGCAGGACGGCGAAGCGCTGGCAGTAATCAGCGACCGCTCCAGCTTTGTATTTTTAATGCAGTTGCCTTATGAGCTGAAACAATATGTAAAAATGGGCCAGAATGTTGACCTTACGCTTCCCGGGGGCACAAAGATAGTTGGCACAGTAAAATCATTTATGCCATCAGTGGATACCGTTGCCCAAACACAGGGGGTTGTCATCGGCATCAATTCCAGCCAGCAAATACCTGAAAACCTGGTGGCAAAGGCAAGGATTGTAAAATCGGAAAAAAGCCATACCGCTACCTTGCCAAAATCGGCCATACTGGCTAATGAAACTCAAACGGAATTTTGGGTAATGAAACTGTTAAACGATACTACTGCAGTGAAGGTGCCTGTAAAAGAAGGCATACAATCAGGGGATAGGGTAGAGATCCTGTCGCCCAAATTTTCGCCGCAGGACAAAATTATTGTTACAGGGAATTATGGCCTTACAGATACTGCCAAAGTTAAAATTGTGAAGCAATGA